A window of Candidatus Stygibacter australis contains these coding sequences:
- a CDS encoding chemotaxis protein CheB: MLILSIKATFRKFPIVGIGASAGGLEAIKEKDGIVLVQSPDSTKFAGMPECGLETVIADIETPAEGLPVRLINFLNHIPVLKKKRIG, translated from the coding sequence GTGCTGATATTAAGCATTAAGGCAACCTTCAGGAAGTTTCCAATCGTGGGGATTGGTGCCTCAGCAGGCGGATTGGAGGCAATCAAGGAAAAGGATGGAATCGTACTGGTGCAAAGTCCTGATTCTACCAAATTTGCTGGAATGCCAGAGTGTGGCCTGGAAACAGTAATTGCCGATATTGAAACCCCGGCGGAGGGATTACCGGTCAGGCTTATCAATTTTCTAAATCATATCCCTGTATTAAAAAAGAAAAGGATTGGCTGA